A part of Mesoplodon densirostris isolate mMesDen1 chromosome 10, mMesDen1 primary haplotype, whole genome shotgun sequence genomic DNA contains:
- the LOC132497957 gene encoding IQ domain-containing protein F1-like translates to MGEKDQPKTINEHTKNEPQQNEELILKSLPPAPSPNLEKAGAKQENIAAAKGVDDANKRPRAIPRTQNRPPVSNPEVVKIQVWWRGTLVCSTLLHVALRVWIIQGWWRHKLVKLHENRRQTALENFTREWVAVRLQSWVRMWRIHWLYCRLLNVARIIQAYCRCHSCAFQGFIKGHYRVTANQLHLELEILLGSGPCIVTECIPLPIKQ, encoded by the exons ATGGGG GAGAAGGAccagcccaaaacaattaatgaaCACACTAAAAATGAGCCTCAGCAGAATGAGGAGCTGATTTTGAAATCTTTACCGCCAGCACCATCACCGAACTTAGAGaaggcaggg GCTAAACAAGAGAATATAGCTGCAGCAAAGGGAGTAGATGATGCTAATAAGAGACCCAGAGCA ATCCCAAGAACCCAAAATAGGCCTCCCGTCAGTAATCCAGAAGTAGTAAAGATCCAGGTGTGGTGGCGGGGCACCCTGGTGTGCAGCACACTGCTGCACGTGGCTCTCAGAGTGTGGATCATTCAGGGCTGGTGGAGGCATAAGCTGGTGAAGCTGCATGAGAACAGGCGGCAGACAGCTCTGGAGAACTTTACACGGGAGTGGGTGGCAGTCAGGCTGCAGTCCTGGGTCCGCATGTGGCGCATCCATTGGCTCTACTGCCGTTTGCTCAACGTTGCCCGCATCATCCAGGCCTACTGCAGATGCCACTCCTGCGCTTTCCAGGGTTTCATCAAGGGCCACTACAGAGTCACGGCCAACCAGCTGCATCTCGAACTCGAGATCTTGTTGGGCTCAGGGCCTTGCATTGTGACGGAGTGTATTCCCCTTCCAATAAAGCAGTGA
- the RRP9 gene encoding U3 small nucleolar RNA-interacting protein 2: MSATGAARKRGKPASGAGAGAGAGKLRRKDDSSGDKGKSKGGGKMNEEISSDSESESLVPRRNEEEEAEELEETAQEKKLRLAKLYLEQLKQQEEEKAEAREFEEDQVAGRLKEDVLEQRGRLQKSVAKEIQAPDPADIRILRGHQLSITCLVITPDDLAIFSASKDCTIIKWSVESGRKLHVIPRAKKGAEGQPSSHSSHVLCMAISSDGKYLASGDRSKLILIWEAQSCQHLYTFTGHRDAVSGLAFRRGTHQLYSTSHDRSVKVWNVAENSYVETLFGHQDAVAALDALSRECCVTAGGRDGTVRVWKVPEESQLVFYGHQGSIDSIQLINEEHMVSGADDGSVALWGLSKKRPLALQREAHGLRGELGLEQPFWVSSVAALLNTDLVATGSHSNSVRLWQCGEGFRQLDLLCDIPLVGFINSLKFSSAGDFLVAGVGQEHRLGRWWRIKEARNSVCIIPLHRAPRPPAAGS, encoded by the exons ATGTCGGCGACAGGGGCGGCTCGAAAGAGGGGAAAGCCTGCCTCGGGGGCCGGGGCTGGTGCGGGGGCCGGCAAGCTGCGGCGAAAG GACGACTCTTCTGGGGACAAGGGCAAGTCCAAGGGTGGCGGCAAGATGAATGAGGAGATCTCCAGCGACTCGGAGAGTGAGAG CCTAGTTCCCAGGaggaatgaggaggaggaggcagaggagcTGGAGGAGACCGCACAGGAGAAGAAGCTGCGCTTGGCTAAGCTCTACCTTGAGCAGCTCAAGCAGCAAG AGGAGGAGAAGGCTGAGGCCCGTGAATTTGAGGAGGACCAGGTGGCGGGGAGGCTGAAGGAGGACGTG CTCGAGCAGAGAGGCAGGCTGCAGAAGTCGGTGGCAAAGGAG ATCCAGGCCCCAGACCCTGCTGACATTCGAATCTTACGGGGCCACCAGCTGTCCATCACATGTTTGGTTATCACCCCTGACGACCTGGCCATCTTTTCTGCCTCCAAAGACTGCACCATTATTAAGT GGAGTGTGGAAAGTGGACGGAAGCTTCATGTGATCCCTCGAGCCAAGAAGGGTGCCGAGGGGCAGCCCTCCAGCCATAGTAGCCACGTCCTCTGCATGGCCATCTCCTCCGATGGGAAGTACCTG GCCTCGGGTGACCGCAGCAAGCTCATTCTCATTTGGGAGGCCCAGAGCTGCCAGCACCTGTACACCTTCACGGGACACCGGGACGCCGTGTCG GGGCTGGCATTCCGCAGAGGCACCCACCAGCTCTACAGCACGTCCCACGACCGCTCTGTGAAGGTGTGGAATGTGGCGGAGAACTCCTACGTGGAGACGCT CTTCGGGCACCAGGATGCTGTGGCTGCACTGGATGCTCTGAGCAGGGAGTGCTGCGTGACCGCCGGGGGCCGGGACGGGACCGTGCGTGTGTGGAAGGTCCCCGAGGAGTCCCAGCTTGTCTTCTACGGCCACCA GGGCTCCATCGACAGCATCCAGCTCATCAACGAGGAGCATATGGTGTCGGGTGCAGACGATGG TTCTGTAGCCTTGTGGGGCCTCTCTAAGAAGCGGCCACTTGCCCTGCAGCGTGAGGCCCACGGGCTGCGGGGGGAGCTGGGCTTGGAGCAGCCCTTCTGGGTGTCATCGGTGGCAGCCCTGCTCAACACAGACCTCGTGGCCACAG GCTCTCACAGCAACTCTGTGCGGCTCTGGCAATGCGGGGAGGGCTTCCGGCAGCTTGACCTTCTTTGCGACATCCCCCTG GTGGGCTTTATCAATAGCCTGAAGTTCTCCAGTGctggggacttcctggtggccgGGGTAGGGCAGGAGCACAG GCTTGGCCGGTGGTGGCGGATCAAAGAGGCCCGGAACTCCGTCTGCATCATCCCTCTCCACAGGGCCCCCAGGCCCCCTGCTGCTGGCTCCTGA